The sequence AAGCAGCGGTTTTACAGAGTCATCCCTCCCCAGTTCCAGAATTGCATGGGTATCACTGCACACTGCCATGGAGCAGCCGGTATCACGGCAAGCCTCGATGAGTGATATAGTGTCTTCCACGGAACTGCGTTTGTAGAGGATTTTGGAGTTGTTCAGTTCCAGTGCGACTCCTTTAATTTTAGCGCTCCGAGCAAGCCTCAGGTAGTCAACCGGATAGGCAGGATCATTGGGATGACTGATAATATCAATGGATGGATTCTTCTCTATTGCAGCGATTACCATGTCGGTATATCTTTCCCTGCCAAGTCCCTTTTCGATATTGGGATGAATTCCGGCCAGCACTACATCGATCCATTGCATGAAAGCGGGCGGCAGATCAACAGTTCCGTCTTCGTCAAGTATGTTGCATTCTATCCCTTTCAGTACTTTTATATCCGGATATGGAGACTGAAACCGTTCAAAGAAGGGGCTGTTAAGCCTTCCTCCAATGGTAAGCCCGTGATCGGTAATGGCCAGGCCTTTCATACCCAGCATCCGGGCCTGTTCCAGAAGTTCCATAACCGTGTGAATCCCGCAAAGACTGAAGAGTGTATGTACGTGGAGATCGATCTGCAGCATTTTTTGTATCCGATAAATGGGTTTTAAAACTTTGGCAGTATAAATAACATCTGCTGAGAAAATAGCATTTTGCGTGTACCTGCAGGGCGTTTTTTACTATGTCAAATTGGCCAATCACTTCATGGGAGCTGATTCGGGGATAGGATGTTGATCTTGATGCCGGACATTCATATATTAATAGTACTATCAGCAAATGTCTTCATTTGTTTACCTGTAAAGTTCCTGCGGAAATATGGTTTGAAGTAAAAAGAACCTTTTCTGCTTTTCTGCAATTATCATTAAACCCTGTTGGCGGTACTATGCAAAGGATAATCCTGGTTTCTAACCGTTTGCCTGTAACGGTTGAAAAGAAAAAAGGTGAGCTTCATTTTCGCAACAGTACTGGAGGACTCGCCACCGGACTGGATTCTTTTCACCAGAACAGGAGATGTTTATGGATAGGCTGGCCTGGCCTTAACAGAGAGAATATAAGCATTTCAGAAGAACAGATACTTTCAACCAGATTGATGGAAAACAGGTGTGTACCTGTTAATCTTAGTCGTAATGATATGGAAAAATTCTATTATGGGTTTTCCAATAAGACTATATGGCCTCTTTTCCACTATTTCCCCCAACACACCCTGTTTCATGCCGATTTCTGGGATTCATATGTACATGTAAACAATCTCTATGCGCAGGTCGTTATGGCAAATGCTGAAAAAGGTGACATGATCTGGATTCATGATTATCAATTGATGCTTCTGCCGGCAATACTCAGAGAAAAAATGCCTGATGCCGATATTGGTTTTTTTCTGCACATACCCTTTCCATCCCTGGAATTATTCCGGCTCCTGCCATGGCGTAATGAGATTCTGGAAGGACTGCTGGGAGCGGATCTGATCGGTTTCCACACCTATGATTATATACGCCACTTTCTTAACAGTGTGAGAAGACTTCTGGGGCATGAGAATACATTCAGTACCATTGAATACCGTAACAGGTTTATAAAGGTTGATGTCTTCCCGATGGGAATTGACTATACGCATTATTCAACTGTAGGCACACGGCAGGAAGTGCTGAGGGAAGAGAGGTTGATAAGAAGAAAAACCGGCAATTGTTCTCTTATAATTGCTATTGATAGATTAGATTACACAAAAGGAATAATCCAGCGTCTGGATGCTTTTGATCTGTTCCTCAGTAAAAATCCCAGAATGAGGGAGAAAGTGATCCTTATTCTTGTTGCTGTTCCATCAAGGTCATCCGTTGAGTCCTACAGACAATTGAAGAATCATGTGGATGAGAAAATTGGATCTATTAATGGTCGCCATGGGACTATAGGATGGACTCCAGTGATGAATCTATACAGATCGATTCCCTTTGCTACACTCGCGGCGCTTTACTACACATGCGAAATTGCACTGATTACCCCGCTGCGTGATGGAATGAATCTTGTGGCAAAAGAGTATGTTGCCACTAAACAACAGGGGAAAGATGGTGTGCTTATCTTGAGTGAAATGGCAGGTGCCGCAAGGGAGATGGGTGAAGCGATTATTGTAAATCCGAATAACAAAGAAGAAATAGCGAATGCACTTGTAACGGCGTTGGAGATGAGCAGAGAGGAAAAGTTAAGCAGGATTACCAGTATGCAAAAACGGCTCGCACGCTATGATGTCAGGCGGTGGGCTAATGATTTTATAGGTAAACTTGAACAGGTCCGGTTGCTAAGGGAAAAACTGCAAAGTAAAAGGCTTACGGGTAACGACTGTGAGAAGATCCTTTCAGAATACAGGAACGCCTCACGTGCTCTTTTCCTTCTTGATTATGATGGGACACTTGTGCCCTTTGCCGGTAAACCGGAAAAAGCAATACCGGATGATATCCTGATAAAATTGCTTGAAAGCATAAATGCAGGCAAAGGAAACACAGTAGCTCTTGTCAGCGGAAGAGACAGAGGGTCACTTGACCGCTGGTTTTCAAACAGTGGTCTTGTACTGTGTGCTGAGCATGGCGTGTGGATAAAGAAACCATCAGAGGAATGGACTTTAACAGTACCTCAGCAGAATACATGGAAAAATGAATTGCGGCCTATTCTTGAGCTTTTCGTTGACAGGACACCAGGGTCACTTCTGGAGGAGAAGGAGTATTCTCTTGCTTTCCACTACAGAAATGCTGATCCGGAACTTGCCTCTATCAGGGTAAGGGAGTTGATGGATGCTCTGATTCAACAGGTTTCCAATCTCAATCTTGGTGTTTTGGAAGGGAACCGTGTAATTGAGATCAAGAATGCGGGTGTAAACAAAGGTGCTGCTGCCATGGAAATTATAGGTAAAGACAGTTGGGATTTTATCCTTGCTGCCGGCGATGATATTACAGACGAGAATATGTTTTCAAGTCTTCCTGAGGAAGCCTGTTCAATAAAAGTAGGCATGGGCCCATCAAGAGCAAGCTTCAATGTGGAATCGACAGCCGAGATGAGGCGTTTACTGAGCATGTTCCTTGTATCCGATGCACAGAACAAGACTGCAGAAAATTGAGGAACAGGTTGAAAATACCGGATACATTTCCGATAATTTGATTATTAAGGTATTCGCTGAGGAAAGGTGAAAAATGGAGAACCTGGACTATGGTGTTATTGGAAATTGTTTGAGTGCGGCGCTTGTTTCAAAGGAGGGCACAATCGAGTGGCTTTGTCTGCCTTACTTCGATTCTCCTTCGGTGTTTGCATCAATTCTTGACAAACAAAACGGGGGACATTTCTCCATAATCCCCATGGACCTCCTTTCTTCCAGACAACAATATATTAAAAATACCAATATTCTTGTCACATCTTTTCAGACTCAGGATGGAAGTTTCGATATAATCGATTTCATGCCCAGATACAGATATGATGATGGTGATTATCATTGTCCGCCTGACATCATAAGGTATGTAAAGCTCCGGGGTGGCAAACCGCGGATAAGGATCATATACGTTCCATCGCTTAATTATGGAGCGTCAAAAACAGAAAATATCGTTGGGAATGATTTCATAAAAACCGTATCTGCAAGTGGAAATTATGAATCACTTTATCTTTATTCCAATCTTTCTTTAAAAGAAATATCAGACAGTTCTGCAATGTGCCTCGAAAATGATTCGTTTTTTCTTTTAAGCTACAATGAAAAACTGCCAAGGATTGATCTGGAACACATAAATCTGGAATATCAGCTTACACGTGCCTATTGGATGAACTGGGCGGCAAGATCCACCTTTTCAGTAACTGCCTTTGGTGATGAAATCACGAGAAGTTTACTTGTGCTAAAGCTGCTGTCATTCCAACCCACAGGGGCGATTCTGGCCGCGGCCACTACTTCTCTTCCTGAAACTCCAGGTGCTGAACGTAACTGGGATTACAGGTATTGCTGGATCAGGGATGCCTCCATGACCACGTCTATACTCGCGCGTATGGGGCATATCGATTCCGCCAAACGCTATATGCAGTTCATATTGAACATCGTACCGTTTAAAGACGAAAAAATACAGATTATGTATGGGA comes from Fibrobacter sp. and encodes:
- a CDS encoding glycoside hydrolase family 15 protein produces the protein MENLDYGVIGNCLSAALVSKEGTIEWLCLPYFDSPSVFASILDKQNGGHFSIIPMDLLSSRQQYIKNTNILVTSFQTQDGSFDIIDFMPRYRYDDGDYHCPPDIIRYVKLRGGKPRIRIIYVPSLNYGASKTENIVGNDFIKTVSASGNYESLYLYSNLSLKEISDSSAMCLENDSFFLLSYNEKLPRIDLEHINLEYQLTRAYWMNWAARSTFSVTAFGDEITRSLLVLKLLSFQPTGAILAAATTSLPETPGAERNWDYRYCWIRDASMTTSILARMGHIDSAKRYMQFILNIVPFKDEKIQIMYGIRGEKNLTERFLSHLAGYENSTPVRIGNAAFSQKQNDIYGVLLDIILIFLSTFKCDPQTKESLWTIVRSIARTVTESWNEPDMGIWEFRSQKQHFTFSKLLCWMAMDRASRIAAFLGKNSFSITWCKTREIIKEDIMEKGWNGKINSFTQYYGSEHLDAANLLMEPYGFLDASDPRYVMTVTKTLEQLCKNGLMYRYRNDDDFGKPESSFTLCSFWMISALFKIGEKERACAMFEKLLSHSNHLKLFSEDIDFTSGRLLGNFPQAYSHLALIDTAVLLYGSDKSIPEERGQAEKMEIVYS
- a CDS encoding bifunctional alpha,alpha-trehalose-phosphate synthase (UDP-forming)/trehalose-phosphatase — encoded protein: MQRIILVSNRLPVTVEKKKGELHFRNSTGGLATGLDSFHQNRRCLWIGWPGLNRENISISEEQILSTRLMENRCVPVNLSRNDMEKFYYGFSNKTIWPLFHYFPQHTLFHADFWDSYVHVNNLYAQVVMANAEKGDMIWIHDYQLMLLPAILREKMPDADIGFFLHIPFPSLELFRLLPWRNEILEGLLGADLIGFHTYDYIRHFLNSVRRLLGHENTFSTIEYRNRFIKVDVFPMGIDYTHYSTVGTRQEVLREERLIRRKTGNCSLIIAIDRLDYTKGIIQRLDAFDLFLSKNPRMREKVILILVAVPSRSSVESYRQLKNHVDEKIGSINGRHGTIGWTPVMNLYRSIPFATLAALYYTCEIALITPLRDGMNLVAKEYVATKQQGKDGVLILSEMAGAAREMGEAIIVNPNNKEEIANALVTALEMSREEKLSRITSMQKRLARYDVRRWANDFIGKLEQVRLLREKLQSKRLTGNDCEKILSEYRNASRALFLLDYDGTLVPFAGKPEKAIPDDILIKLLESINAGKGNTVALVSGRDRGSLDRWFSNSGLVLCAEHGVWIKKPSEEWTLTVPQQNTWKNELRPILELFVDRTPGSLLEEKEYSLAFHYRNADPELASIRVRELMDALIQQVSNLNLGVLEGNRVIEIKNAGVNKGAAAMEIIGKDSWDFILAAGDDITDENMFSSLPEEACSIKVGMGPSRASFNVESTAEMRRLLSMFLVSDAQNKTAEN
- a CDS encoding PHP domain-containing protein, which encodes MLQIDLHVHTLFSLCGIHTVMELLEQARMLGMKGLAITDHGLTIGGRLNSPFFERFQSPYPDIKVLKGIECNILDEDGTVDLPPAFMQWIDVVLAGIHPNIEKGLGRERYTDMVIAAIEKNPSIDIISHPNDPAYPVDYLRLARSAKIKGVALELNNSKILYKRSSVEDTISLIEACRDTGCSMAVCSDTHAILELGRDDSVKPLLVKASFPEELIVTHTAESTLAFIDSRKKNKHC